In Carassius gibelio isolate Cgi1373 ecotype wild population from Czech Republic chromosome B19, carGib1.2-hapl.c, whole genome shotgun sequence, one DNA window encodes the following:
- the LOC127979411 gene encoding F-box/LRR-repeat protein 20: MGKEVNGVSRSRFEMFSNNDEAVINKKLPKELLLRIFSFLDVVTLCRCAQVSRSWNVLALDGSNWQRIDLFDFQRDIEGRVVENISKRCGGFLRKLSLRGCLGVGDSALRTFAQNCRNIELLSLNGCTKITDSTCNSLSKFCPKLKHLDLASCTSITNLSLKALSEGCPLLEQLNISWCDQVTKDGIQALVRCCPGLKGLFLKGCTQLDDEALQHIGAHCPELVTLNLQTCSQITDEGLITICRGCHRLQSLCVSGCANITDAILNALGQNCPRLRILEMARCSQLTDVGFTSLARNCHELEKMDLEECVQITDGTLIQLSLHCPRLQVLSLSHCELITDDGIRQLGSGPCAHDRLEVIELDNCPLITDASLEHLKTCHSLDRIELYDCQQITRAGIKRLRTHLPNIKVHAYFAPVTPPPSVGGSRQRFCRCCILL; encoded by the exons ATGTTCTCCAATAATGACGAGGCTGTTATCAACAAGAAGCTGCCGAAGGAACTGTTGTTACG AATTTTCTCATTTCTGGATGTAGTCACACTTTGCCGCTGCGCACAAGTCTCCCGA TCATGGAACGTGTTAGCCCTGGATGGCAGTAACTGGCAGCGCATTGACCTCTTTGACTTCCAGAGAGACATTGAG GGCCGTGTGGTGGAGAACATCTCAAAACGGTGTGGAGGCTTCCTAAGGAAGTTAAGTCTTCGAGGATGTCTGGGGGTCGGAGACAGCGCTCTCAG AACGTTTGCCCAGAACTGCAGAAATATAGAGCTGCTCAGCCTCAACGGCTGCACCAAGATCACTGACAG tACCTGTAACAGCTTGAGTAAATTTTGTCCCAAACTGAAGCACCTGGATCTTGCCTCCTGCACCTCGATCACAAACCTGTCCCTCAAAGCTCTGAG CGAGGGCTGTCCATTGCTAGAGCAGCTGAACATCTCGTGGTGTGATCAGGTGACCAAAGATGGCATACAAGCGCTTGTGAGATGCTGTCCAGGACTCAAAGGGCTGTTCCTCAAGGGCTGCACACAG TTGGATGATGAAGCACTTCAGCATATTGGAGCACACTGTCCAGAGCTGGTCACACTCAATTTGCAGACGTGTTCA CAGATCACAGATGAAGGTCTCATAACCATCTGTCGCGGGTGCCATCGGCTGCAGTCTTTATGTGTGTCCGGCTGCGCAAACATCACAGACGCTATTCTCAATGCCTTGGGCCAAAACTGCCCTCGCCTCAG AATATTAGAGATGGCTCGCTGCTCTCAGCTTACAGATGTAGGCTTCACCTCACTAGCGCGG AATTGTCATGAATTAGAAAAGATGGATTTAGAAGAGTGTGTACAG ATTACAGATGGAACGCTCATCCAGCTATCTCTACACTGCCCTCGACTGCAGGTTCTG AGTTTGTCTCACTGTGAGCTCATCACTGATGATGGCATCAGGCAGCTGGGCAGCGGACCCTGCGCTCACGACCGACTGGAGGTGATCGAGCTCGACAACTGCCCGCTCATTACAGACGCGTCTTTAGAGCATCTGAAGACCTGTCACAGCCTGGACCGCATCGAGCTGTACGACTGTCAACAGATCACCCGTGCCGGCATCAAGCGCTTGAGG ACTCACTTGCCCAACATTAAAGTCCACGCCTACTTTGCACCCGTGACTCCGCCTCCATCGGTGGGCGGGAGCCGCCAGAGATTCTGTCGCTGCTGTATCCTTCTATGA
- the LOC127979415 gene encoding CMP-N-acetylneuraminate-beta-galactosamide-alpha-2,3-sialyltransferase 1, whose protein sequence is MVVLHLRHQRYITALLSSTTILLLLYFQNSLLVFTYSSHSFISKKVQCDCSICVTDRENSNWFSERYDPNISVLLNSTNSVLRANVSRWWMELQSNPGNYTEVVDQLFSLFPDKEHYSDTGPDRCRTCAVVGNSGNLLGSKYGPLIDFHDFVIRMNKGPTEGYEKDVGSKTTHRIVYPESAMDLDNSTHLVLLPFKILDIQWLISAFTTNHITQTYTDVPATINANKDKVMILHPGFIRYVYDKWTRGQGLYPSTGFLTLIFALHICDEVSVFGFGATSDGIWHHYFEETLTSYESGVHAGIFENETIYRLQQENKILMYKGWT, encoded by the exons ATGGTGGTTTTACATCTGAGACATCAGCGCTACATTACTGCACTCCTGAGCTCCACTACCATCTTGTTACTTCTGTACTTTCAAAACTCTCTGTTGGTTTTCACCTACAGTTCTCACAGTTTCATCTCCAAGAAAGTTCAGTGTGATTGCAGTATTTGTGTGACAGACCGAGAAAATAGTAACTGGTTCAGTGAGCGATACGACCCCAACATTTCAGTTCTGCTCAACAGCACCAACAGTGTGTTACGTGCAAACGTCTCCAGGTGGTGGATG GAGCTACAATCAAATCCCGGCAACTACACAGAGGTGGTGGATCAGTTGTTTTCTCTCTTCCCTGATAAAGAGCACTACTCAGATACCGGTCCAGATCGCTGCAGAACCTGTGCTGTGGTGGGAAACTCTGGGAACCTGCTGGGATCAAAGTATGGGCCTCTCATAGATTTCCATGACTTTGTCATAAG GATGAATAAAGGCCCGACAGAAGGTTATGAGAAGGATGTAGGGTCAAAGACAACTCACCGGATTGTGTATCCCGAGAGTGCCATGGACTTAGACAACTCCACTCATCTAGTGCTTCTTCCATTTAAGATTCTGGACATTCAGTGGCTCATCAGTGCCTTCACCACTAATCACATCACACA AACATACACCGACGTGCCAGCCACAATCAATGCAAATAAGGACAAG GTGATGATCCTCCACCCAGGATTCATAAGATATGTCTATGATAAATGGACAAGAGGGCAGGGCCTATATCCATCCACTGGTTTCTTAACACTGATATTCGCTCTTCACATCTGTGACGAG GTGAGTGTGTTTGGGTTTGGAGCTACGAGTGATGGAATCTGGCATCATTATTTTGAAGAAACATTGACTTCATACGAGAGCGGCGTTCATGCtggaatatttgaaaatgaaacaaTCTATCGGCTCCAACAGGAAAACAAGATTTTGATGTACAAAGGTTGGACATGA